The proteins below are encoded in one region of Helianthus annuus cultivar XRQ/B chromosome 2, HanXRQr2.0-SUNRISE, whole genome shotgun sequence:
- the LOC110896435 gene encoding AP2-like ethylene-responsive transcription factor At1g16060, which produces MDLNTSPKSEASLKRPNLFCMESDASSSDVKKQHKVDGDEINIQTSTRPLVDQSSNVVTANTHPNPATTKRTSMFRGVSRHRQTGRYEAHLWDKEASNATKKKGKQVYIGTYDEEESAAKAYDLAALKFFGTSTQTNFPVTEYEKDLEMMEKKTKEDYLDILKRKSDRFSRGASKYRGVARHHGNTWEARIGNVGGKKSLYIGTYSTEEEAAHAYDVVAIKNKGTNAATNFDKSTYTRSMTPGSNSACDVPSHAEDQPLPPTTTTSRHHIN; this is translated from the exons ATGGATTTGAACACTAGCCCAAAATCTGAAGCAAGCCTAAAAAGGCCTAACTTGTTTTGTATGGAAAGTGATGCATCAAGTTCAGATGTGAAAAAACAACACAAGGTTGATGGTGATGAAATTAACATTCAGACATCAACAAGGCCACTTGTTGATCAGTCCAGTAATGTTGTCACGGCCAACACTCACCCTAACCCAGCAACTACCAAACGCACCTCAATGTTCCGAGGAGTCAGCAG ACATCGACAAACAGGACGATATGAGGCTCACTTGTGGGACAAAGAGGCATCGAACGCAACAAAAAAGAAGGGAAAACAAG TTTATATCG GGACATATGATGAAGAAGAATCTGCCGCAAAAGCATACGATTTAGCAGCACTCAAGTTTTTCGGAACGTCTACGCAAACTAATTTCCCG GTGACTGAGTATGAGAAAGATttggaaatgatggagaagaAAACCAAGGAGGACTATCTCGACATTTTAAAAAG GAAAAGCGACCGTTTCTCAAGAGGCGCATCGAAATACAGAGGGGTTGCAAG GCATCATGGTAATACGTGGGAAGCTAGGATTGGAAACGTCGGTGGCAAAAAATCTCTCTACATTGGCACTTACA GTACTGAAGAGGAGGCTGCACATGCTTATGATGTTGTAGCAATAAAAAACAAAGGAACTAATGCAGCAACAAATTTTGACAAAAGCACATATACAAGAAGCATGACACCTGGGTCCAATTCTGCTTGCGACGTACCATCTCATGCTGAAGATCAGccgctgccacccaccaccaccacctcgcGCCA